From a region of the Dermatophagoides farinae isolate YC_2012a chromosome 3, ASM2471394v1, whole genome shotgun sequence genome:
- the Pis gene encoding phosphatidylinositol synthase: MEKMNEQQKTQKNFKEENIFLFVPNLIGYARIILALASFYTMPNRPITTLVLYFLSAFLDVFDGYAARRFNQSTRFGAMLDQLTDRCGTMCLLFVLGTLYPAYLFWLQLSAVIDIASHWMHLQVSLMCGRTSHKMISLEDNPILYLYYNSRPMLFFMCFFNELFYVSLYMLYFFEGPTVLGFGLFHLATYVSMPIAGLKALISILQLITACYNCQQLDLDERRHYQMRKTN; the protein is encoded by the exons atggaaaaaatgaatgaacaacaaaaaacgcaaaaaaatttcaaagagGAAAATATTTTCCTCTTTGTTCCAAATTTGATTGGCTATGCAAGAATCATTCTTGCATTGGCTTCATTCTATACGATGCCGAATCGACCAATTACAACTCTTGTCTTGTATTTTCTATCTGCTTTTTTGGATGTATTCGATGGTTATGCTGCTAGACGATTTAATCAATCCACACGATTTGGTGCAATGCTCGATCAACTTACGGATCGTTGTGGAACAATGTGCTTGTTGTTT GTACTTGGTACTTTATATCCAGCTTATCTTTTCTGGTTACAATTATCGGCTGTAATTGATATTGCGTCACATTGGATGCATTTACAAGTATCATTGATGTGTGGCCGTACTAGCcataaaatgatttcattagAGGATAATCCCATTCTCTATCTGTACTACAATAGTCGTCCGATGTTATTTTTCATGTGTTTCTTTAACGAATTATTTTACGTTTCGCTTTATatgctttatttttttgaaggACCTACAG TATTAGGATTTGgattatttcatttggcCACCTATGTATCGATGCCGATTGCAGGACTCAAAGCATTGATTAGCATATTACAGCTAATAACCGCTTGTTATAATTGTCAACAATTGGATTTGGATGAACGTCGACATTATCAAATGCgcaaaacaaattaa
- the Syx5 gene encoding syntaxin 5 — translation MVRDRTSEFMVTVRSMAGKPQYLNGTAGSHLPMELRARKGINQIHLNGSSPLSNPQSQQYGQFSRFMSGSRSIARDLYLTYQKLEKINMMAQKKSMFDDEESSKEFNELIYIIKQDIQSLNHQIEQLRQLQLETQSLSNSSGHNVRSHTKNVVLTLQHQLASISNSFRDTLEVRSQTIKKVKKRREQFSFGTVIQPPLTSRAQQQQGSLPHSYSASNLRQQQQQQSQTTVIDFGDMANTDNNGHNHRSHRHNNSISLAQTQTLLQFPDQTSEYLEDRANTMQSIESTIVELGTIFNQLATMVQQQEEMITRIDANVTDTMMNVEQAHDSLLQYLTSVTNNRWLIIKVFAVLFVFFLIFVLFAA, via the coding sequence atggtTCGTGATCGAACATCTGAATTTATGGTCACCGTACGATCGATGGCTGGAAAACCTCAATACTTAAATGGTACGGCTGGTTCTCATCTTCCGATGGAATTACGAGCCCGTAAAGGGATAAATCAAATACATCTAAAtggatcatcaccattatcgaATCCACAATCACAACAATATGGACAATTTTCACGTTTCATGAGCGGTTCACGTTCTATAGCTCGTGATTTATATCTAACCTATCAAAAATTGGAGAAAATCAATATGATGGCACAGAAAAAGAGCATgttcgatgatgaagaatcatccaaagaatttaatgaattaatCTACATCATCAAACAGGATATACaatcattaaatcatcaGATAGAACAATTGCGGCAACTTCAATTAGaaacacaatcattatcaaattcaaGTGGACATAATGTACGATCACATACGAAAAACGTTGTTCTTACACTTCAACATCAACTCGCATCAATATCCAACAGTTTCCGTGATACTCTAGAAGTTCGAAGTCAAACTataaaaaaagttaaaaaaCGGCGTGAACAATTCTCGTTTGGTACGGTCATTCAGCCACCATTAACATCACgtgctcaacaacaacaaggatcATTACCACATTCATATTCGGCATCAAAtctacgacaacaacaacaacaacaatcgcaAACGACTGTGATCGATTTTGGTGATATGGCCAATACTGATAATAATGGACATAATCATCGCAGTCATCGTCATAATAATTCCATATCATTGGCTCAGACACAAACATTGTTACAATTTCCCGATCAGACAAGTGAATATCTAGAAGATCGTGCCAATACTATGcaatcgattgaatcgaCCATTGTAGAACTTGGTAccatattcaatcaattagcTACAATggttcaacaacaagaagaaatgaTTACTAGGATCGATGCTAATGTCACCgatacaatgatgaatgtcgAACAGGCACATGATTCTTTATTACAATATTTAACATCCGTTACAAATAATCGTTGGTTAATAATCAAAGTATTTGCTGTTTTATTCGTATTTTTccttatttttgttttgtttgctgcttga
- the LOC124495025 gene encoding uncharacterized protein LOC124495025 yields MIEFDYMTHLTHQVITVYFWLAVLRHWLLVFIPWPKEYRIMFFDIVYLLKMESTTNALFTLLLLAMKAIESTQYKDPDKYSIKLLYKIIFENDTSFFHLPSTNHCRKIYRPDRTPEKLCKRFKQFTWITFKLVQGFLLLIDIITLFWHWQLYYLIWQNSHFFFDNWLFTPFKLLCAEIMLLSVSGGFYSLVNYLLILVMMGFGSIYSSILRLQQLDEYLDDNLKNLSSDDLRNFMVAHTGAVNVIARFNRIYSWSGTAYLLSNIPYNVFLVMSMMFHHSEETLLEILILSLMALQQFIGIFGVHFILTLIPKRIHRKGISKLISLNARAQFRSAYTHLKVINYIQKFHSKNRYGVHYYKLNLVTLNTFIKCLMLYNKGIIMVYKMFRRSTLSHS; encoded by the exons atgattgaatttgattatatgACTCATCTAACACACCAAGTAATTACTGTATATTTTTGGCTTGCCGTATTACGACATTGGTTACTGGTGTTTATACCATGGCCAAAAGAATATCGTATAATGTTTTTCGATATTGTCTATCTACTCAAAATGGAATCAACAACTAATGCCTTGTTTACCTTATTATTGTTGGCAATGAAAGCCATCGAAAGTACTCAATATAAAGATCCAGATAAATATAGTATAAAACTTTTATATAAGATCATTTTCGAAAATGatacatcattttttcatcttccaAGCACCAATCATTGTCGTAAAATATATCGACCGGATCGAACACCGGAAAAATTATGTAAACGATTCAAACAATTTACTTGGATAACTTTTAAATTGGTACAAGGATTTCTATTATTAATCGATATAATAACATTATTCTGGCATTGGCAATTATATTATCTAATTTGGCAAAATAgtcatttctttttcgatAATTGGCTTTTCACtccattcaaattattatgtgCCGAAATAATGCTGTTAAGTGTATCTGGTGgattttattcattggtCAATTATCTTCTCATTCTTGTTATGATGGGCTTTGGTAGTATTTATTCAAGTATTTTACGTCTTCAACAATTGGATGAATATCTTGATGACAATCTAAAAAATCTTTCATCGGATGATTTACGAAATTTTATGGTGGCACATACTGGTGCCGTCAATGTTATAGCTCGATTTAATCGCATTTATTCTTGGTCTGGCACTGCCTATCTATTATCAAATATTCCATACAATGTATTCCTTGTCATGTCAATgatgtttcatcattcagaGGAGACATTACTTGAAATtcttatattatcattaatggcTCTTCAACAATTTATCGGTATTTTTGgtgttcatttcatattaACTTTGATACCTAAACGAATTCACCGTAAAGGTATATCAAAACTAATATCATTAAATGCTCGTGCTCAATTTCGATCAGCATACACTCATTTGAAAGTCataaattatattcaaaaatttcattcgaaaaatcGTTATGgagttcattattataaactCAATTTAGTAACATTAAACACATTCATTAAG TGTCTAATGCTCTACAATAAAGGTATTATTATGGTATATAAAATGTTTCGTCgatcaacattatcacaTAGCTGA
- the LOC124494430 gene encoding DNA damage-regulated autophagy modulator protein 2 translates to MKKNHFWMLPLFLALTNVLACFVPYAISVHTGFVDPILPYVSDAGSGPIAAHYFGLFLDMCAFLVMIIGWIRYKQLNFYFENIKTNVINVDCDMAKLETLNRRLLYAFFLTAWGLIGVGNFRLSETFYLHWMFAFLIIFPTSYYLYFTCYMSRILSRFALYAGDGVTFNAFFDLSFRLHWPKNQAGYVYHCLSSVFEWLIFLSNVILCFCLSNRFRQFKQWNRIEF, encoded by the exons atgaagaaaaatcatttctgGATGCTACCGTTGTTCTTAGCTCTAACCAATGTATTGGCCTGTTTTGTACCGTATGCCATTTCCGTTCATACCGGATTTGTGGATCCAATATTACCTTATGTTAGTGATGCGGGTTCCGGTCCAATTGCCGCTCATTattttggtttatttttgGACATGTGTGCTTTTTTAG TAATGATCATCGGATGGATTCGTTATAAACagttaaatttttattttgaaaatatcaaaacCAACGTAATCAATGTTGATTGCGATATGGCTAAATTGGAAACTCTGAATCGACGATTATTATATGCATTTTTTCTTACTGCCTGGGGTTTGATTGGCGTTGGGAATTTTCGTCTATCCGAAACATTTTATCTGCATTGGATGTTTGcctttttgatcatttttccaACTTCATATTACTTGTATTTTACGTGTTATATGTCACGCATATTGTCTCGATTTG CGCTATACGCTGGTGATGGTGTAACGTTCAACGCTTTTTTTGATCTTTCATTTCGCTTACATTGGCCAAAGAATCAGGCCGGTTACGTTTATCATTGTTTATCCAGTGTTTTCGAatggttaatttttttatcaaatgtaATATTATGTTTTTGTCTTTCAAATCGATTCCGTCAATTCAAACAAtggaatcgaattgaattctgA
- the Etfb gene encoding electron transfer flavoprotein beta subunit produces MSLKILVGCKRVIDYAVKIRIRPDNKGVVTQGVKHSLNPFDEIAVEEAVRMKEKKMAKEILAVSIGPQASQDTLRTALAMGCDKALHVNVDEKSAETLLPVQVSKILAKIAEQEKVEMVILGKQAIDDDCNATAQMTAAHLNWPQATNASKIESKDDKTVLVTREIDGGLEEIEYKLPIVISADLRLNEPRYATLPNIMKAKKKPIDKKTPSDLGVDITPKMEILSVQEPAKREAGTKVADVDELLTKLKEAGRI; encoded by the exons atgtcattgaaaattttagtTGGTTGCAAACGAGTCATTGATTATGCAGTCAAG ATTCGAATTCGTCCGGACAATAAAGGAGTAGTTACACAAGGTGTcaaacattcattgaatccatTCGATGAAATAGCTGTAGAAGAGGCAGTtcgaatgaaagaaaaaaaaatggccaaagaAATTTTGGCCGTTTCAATTGGACCACAAGCGTCACAGGATACACTACGTACAGCTTTGGCAATGGGCTGTGATAAAGCCTTACATGTTAATGTGGATGAAAAAAGTGCTGAAACATTGTTGCCAGTTCAGGTATCAAAAATTCTGGCAAAAATTGCCGAACAAGAAAAAGTTGAAATGG TGATTCTGGGTAAACAGgccatcgatgatgattgtaatgcgACAGCACAGATGACAGCAGCTCATTTGAATTGGCCACAGGCGACGAATGCATCTAAAATAGAAAGTAAAGATGACAAAACAGTTTTAGTTACCCGTGAAATTGATGGTGGTCTGgaagaaattgaatataaattgcCTATCGTGATTAGTGCTGATCTTCGTTTGAATGAACCACGATACGCTACACTGCCCAATATTATG aaagcaaaaaagaaaccgattgataaaaaaacacCTAGCGATTTAGGTGTTGATATTACACcgaaaatggaaattctATCCGTACAGGAGCCAGCAAAACGTGAAGCTGGTACCAAAGTTGCCGACGTTGACGAATTGCTGACCAAACTTAAAGAAGCTGGTCGAATCTAG
- the LOC124495188 gene encoding mRNA-capping enzyme: MSSRGGLPPRWKNCPRFGEVVANVFLPFKVPLDDSYSSLLAPSMYFTPTMLVNYGRHNNINIGLWIDLTFTDRFYDKTLVEKEKIGYVKLKCRGHAETPSPDQTQTFIDLCSRFLVKNPDKIIAVHCTHGFNRTGFLICAYLVDQENWSIEAAISAFSRCRPPGIYKQDYLNELFRLYGDGDQTAIILAPPLPEWCNEDNHYQDDEASVNESYGPGSSSANGNRQQTKVADPFLEGIDGIVMVFEQDKITTLRETCTDMCKFKLKGFPGCQPVSLTHQNLNFLQEEYMVSWKADGNRYMMLIMDSDQMYFFDRDYSIFQIFNLNFLRRNSKERLTETLLDGEMVVDVVDGQRFPRFLIYDIVYCDGQDVSERNFRDRLNIIYKQIIMPRESAKRSGQIDRSKEPFGVRMKDFCELKNTYKFFEPKFQRDLSHEIDGLIFQPVHLPYIAGRCDRVLKWKPPTHNSVDFLLKIVEETRPGRVEKYLGQLYVGGKREPFAYINVTQELRKHNNRIIECRFNMQKNGWEFMRERTDKSYPNALSTASNVVYSIQYPITRQYLLDYLHKHSFK; the protein is encoded by the exons ATGTCGTCAAGAGGAGGATTGCCACCTCGTTGGAAAAATTGTCCAAGATTCGGCGAAGTTGTCGCTA ATGTTTTCCTGCCGTTCAAGGTACCTCTTGACGATTCTTATAGTTCTCTATTAGCTCCGAGTATGTATTTCACACCGACAATGCTTGTTAATTATGGACGACATAATAAT ATAAACATTGGTCTATGGATCGACCTGACATTTACGGATCGATTTTATGACAAAACATTggtggaaaaagaaaaaatcggCTACGTCAAATTGAAATGTAGAGG tcATGCGGAAACACCATCACCCGATCAGACACAgacatttattgatttatgcTCAAGatttttggtgaaaaatcCCGATAAAATAATCGCTGTTCATTGTACGCATGGTTTTAATCGAACAGGATTCTTAATCTGCGCTTATCTGGTAGATCAAGAAAATTGGAGCATCGAAGCAGCTATTAGTGCGTTTTCACGTTGCCGCCCTCCCGGGATTTACAAGCAGGATTACCTAAATGAATTGTTTCGTTTATATGGTGATGGCGATCAAACGGCTATAATTCTGGCACCACCCTTACCCGAATGGTGTAATGAAGACAATCACtatcaagatgatgaagcTTCTGTCAATGAATCATACGGCCCAGGTTCATCTTCAGCAAATGGCAACCGGCAACAGACAAAAGTAGCTGATCCATTTCTTGAAGGTATTGATGGTATTGTTATGGTCTTTGAACAGGATAAAATCACAACCTTACGGGAAACCTGCACGGATATGtgcaaatttaaattgaaaggTTTTCCTGGTTGTCAGCCTGTTTCATTAACACAtcagaatttaaattttctacAAGAAGAATATATGGTTAGCTGGAAAGCCGATGGTAATCGCTATATGATGCTCATAATGGATTCCGATCAAATGTATTTTTTCGATCGAGATTATTCCATTTTTCAGATATTTAATCTGAATTTTTTACGTCGAAATTCAAAAGAACGTTTAACCGAAACTCTATTGGACGGCGAAATGGTTGTCGACGTAGTCGATGGACAGCGTTTTCCTAGATTTCTTATCTATGACATTGTCTATTGTGATGGACAAGATGTTTCCGAACGAAATTTTCGTGATCGTTTGAACATCATATACAAACAGATCATTATGCCTCGTGAATCAGCCAAACGAAGCGGACAGATTGATCGTAGTAAAGAACCCTTTGGTGTGCGAATGAAAGATTTTTGTGAACTAAAAAATACGTACAAATTTTTTGAGCCAAAATTTCAACGAGATTTATCACATGAGATTGATGGTCTAATTTTTCAGCCTGTTCATTTACCATATATAGCTGGTCGTTGTGATCGAGTGTTAAAATGGAAACCGCCAACACATAATTCAGTGGATTTTTTActaaaaattgttgaagaaACACGGCCTGGACGAGTGGAAAAATATCTTGGCCAATTGTATGTCGGTGGAAAACGGGAGCCATTTGCTTACATAAATGTTACTCAAGAATTACGAAAACATAATAATCGTATCATTGAATGTCGATTtaatatgcaaaaaaatggTTGGGAATTTATGCGTGAACGAACGGACAAATCCTATCCTAATGCCCTATCAACGGCATCGAATGTTGTATATTCGATACAGTATCCAATAACAAGGCAATATTTACTGGATTATCTACATAAACATAgctttaaataa
- the LOC124495190 gene encoding mRNA-capping enzyme isoform X2, with the protein MAEPKGWAKCPEIGDLVADNFVPFKVPFGPSFTPEYLNVGLWIDLTNTRRYYRSDLVKNQNIRYEKIFVTGHGECPSNDQIKRFIQICSNFLRMHPDQEIAVHCTHGFNRTGFMICAYMVRELGWSISQAIDHFSERRHPGIYRQEYIDELLRMFSNGDDDPRTITAPAKPDWSRDNNRRSYNHYHRRTSSSDPDNLIGRMNNLRISQQPVIDNNYNYYYDDDY; encoded by the exons ATGGCAGAGCCAAAAGGCTGGGCTAAATGTCCTGAAATCGGAGATCTTGTTGCTG ATAACTTTGTCCCATTCAAAGTTCCATTTGGTCCAAGTTTTACACCCGAATAT CTCAATGTTGGTCTATGGATTGATTTAACAAACACTAGACGATATTATCGATCAGATTTggtcaaaaatcaaaatattcgttatgagaaaatttttgttactGG CCACGGTGAATGCCCTTCgaatgatcaaataaaacgattcattcaaatatgtTCGAATTTTCTTCGCATGCATCCGGATCAAGAAATTGCCGTACATTGTACACATGGATTTAATCGAACTGGATTTATGATCTGTGCCTATATGGTACGTGAACTTGGTTGGTCAATTAGTCAGgcaattgatcattttagTGAACGTAGACATCCCGGTATTTATCGGCAAGAATATATCGATGAATTATTACGAATGTTTagtaatggtgatgatgatcccaGAACAATTACGGCTCCAGCGAAACCGGATTGGTCTAGAGATAATAATCGACGCAgttacaatcattatcatcgaagaACATCATCAAGTGATCCTGACAATTTGATCGGACGTATGAATAATCTACGGATTTCACAACAACCAGTTATTGACAACAATTATaactattattatgatgatgactactAA
- the LOC124495190 gene encoding mRNA-capping enzyme isoform X1 — MAEPKGWAKCPEIGDLVADNFVPFKVPFGPSFTPEYVIRKFRQNNLNVGLWIDLTNTRRYYRSDLVKNQNIRYEKIFVTGHGECPSNDQIKRFIQICSNFLRMHPDQEIAVHCTHGFNRTGFMICAYMVRELGWSISQAIDHFSERRHPGIYRQEYIDELLRMFSNGDDDPRTITAPAKPDWSRDNNRRSYNHYHRRTSSSDPDNLIGRMNNLRISQQPVIDNNYNYYYDDDY; from the exons ATGGCAGAGCCAAAAGGCTGGGCTAAATGTCCTGAAATCGGAGATCTTGTTGCTG ATAACTTTGTCCCATTCAAAGTTCCATTTGGTCCAAGTTTTACACCCGAATATGTAATTCGTAAATTTCGTCAAAATAat CTCAATGTTGGTCTATGGATTGATTTAACAAACACTAGACGATATTATCGATCAGATTTggtcaaaaatcaaaatattcgttatgagaaaatttttgttactGG CCACGGTGAATGCCCTTCgaatgatcaaataaaacgattcattcaaatatgtTCGAATTTTCTTCGCATGCATCCGGATCAAGAAATTGCCGTACATTGTACACATGGATTTAATCGAACTGGATTTATGATCTGTGCCTATATGGTACGTGAACTTGGTTGGTCAATTAGTCAGgcaattgatcattttagTGAACGTAGACATCCCGGTATTTATCGGCAAGAATATATCGATGAATTATTACGAATGTTTagtaatggtgatgatgatcccaGAACAATTACGGCTCCAGCGAAACCGGATTGGTCTAGAGATAATAATCGACGCAgttacaatcattatcatcgaagaACATCATCAAGTGATCCTGACAATTTGATCGGACGTATGAATAATCTACGGATTTCACAACAACCAGTTATTGACAACAATTATaactattattatgatgatgactactAA